A single region of the Leptodactylus fuscus isolate aLepFus1 chromosome 5, aLepFus1.hap2, whole genome shotgun sequence genome encodes:
- the LOC142203216 gene encoding stimulated by retinoic acid gene 6 protein-like — protein sequence MDLFVHFSLIPAVVITITLSFLQRRAKHGKTVGKLPLSKRFGIVVPVNFISSYSNRWAYGAACGATATTVFLLFFDEYSSYFNFVAPTWAKALVYLLSALEVGMDYYPFFACLSTDHRLIGSALGFCYSLCWFCVQLVNIFQCQSLAQASIILIFTPIPSLACCLFLVGRFLQLFIVAALSLYRQMERKEEEEPLLPQHFTNYVRNLLKSAPETTKQNPSQRWKIYTWDTHFKFPTRMIVTAVLCLICLYNFVLVDLFVSPKAVKRLDKWILGAINLSFTNQTKAALLLLKDCWFFSTFPSAITSVIYVLHVLSSYRREIKKLYKGTSDIPSTGRPAVVLAASIRYTGNQIAYLLWGYFLLHIMFFLISLIITFWFVVPIKEGKGIVILQVFGYTVLGVVIMIAVIIAQILAVQFLFLQEKISPNNKDKPLAINNRRGFQNFSYFFMFYSAILGLGACLVRVLFNVLLGSWLLAKIDRPLFPRGYEGADMGYITWTGMLQVDLFHTHPILLTFCHMLTQDAKSRKHHTGPDVLQDCRNKQRRTKWHLAYTLLKNPILILYRKQSAYHSRSYPLNKDILHKLLINALQSPNTKCILVEKDMETLETSTDTAQL from the exons ATGGATCTCTTTGTCCATTTTTCTCTGATCCCAGCG GTTGTAATTACAATTACATTATCCTTTTTACAACGACGAGCAAAACATGGAAAAACTGTAGGAAAATTACCACTGAGCAAGAGATTTGGCATTGTTGT GCCTGTGAATTTCATAAGCAGTTACTCAAACAGATGGGCTTATGGGGCTGCATGTGGAGCCACAGCTACAACCGTTTTTCTCTTGTTCTTCGATGAATATTCAAGTTATTTTAACTTTGTTGCACCAACCTGGGCCAAAG CTCTAGTCTATCTTCTTTCTGCGTTGGAGGTTGGGATGGATTATTATCCTTTCTTTGCCTGCTTATCAACAGACCACAGGCTTATAGGTTCAGCCCTAGGATTCTGCTACTCTCTTTGCTG GTTTTGTGTGCAGCTTGTGAATATTTTTCAGTGCCAGAGTTTAGCTCAa GCCTCCATCATACTCATCTTCACACCAATCCCATCTTTAGCTTGCTGCTTGTTTCTGGTTGGAAGATTTCTACAATTGTTTATAGTGGCCGCTCTCTCGCTTTACAGACAGATGGAAAGAAAG GAGGAAGAAGAACCTTTGTTACCTCAGCACTTCACCAACTATGTCAGAAATCTCCTAAAATCTGCTCCTGAAAC GACTAAGCAGAATCCTTCACAGAGATGGAAGATTTACACATGGGATACACATTTTAAATTTCCCACCAGGATGATAGTGACAGCGGTGCTCTGCTTGATCTGTTTGTACAAT TTTGTCCTTGTAGATTTATTTGTCTCTCCAAAAGCCGTGAAACGCCTGGATAAATGGATTTTGGGAGCAATTAACCTCTCCTTTACCAACCAAACCAAAGCAGCGTTACTACTGTTAAAAG ATTGCTGGTTTTTCTCAACCTTTCCTTCTGCCATTACAAGTGTTATCTATGTCCTGCACGTGCTCTCAAGCTACAG GAGAGAAATCAAGAAACTTTATAAAGGTACCTCAGATATTCCAAGCACGGGTCGCCCTGCTGTGGTCCTG GCAGCCAGTATCCGATATACTGGAAATCAGATTGCATATTTGCTATGGG gatACTTTCTTCTGCACATCATGTTCTTCTTGATCAGTCTTATTATAACATTCTGGTTTGTCGTTCCGATCAAAGAAGGAAAAGGAATTGTGATTCTTCAGGTCTTCGGTTATACAGT GTTGGGGGTAGTCATCATGATTGCCGTGATTATTGCTCAGATATTGGCAGTTCAATTCCTTTTCTTACAAGAGAAAATTTCACCAAACAATAAGGACAAGCCACTGGCCATCAATAACAG GAGAGGATTTCAGAATTTCAGCTATTTTTTCATGTTCTACTCGGCTATCCTTGGTCTTGGTGCATGCTTGGTGAGAGTCTTATTTAACGTGCTGTTGGGGAGCTGGTTGCTAGCAAAAATTGACCGTCCACTGTTCCCTAGAGGGTATGAGGGTGCTGATATgg GATATATTACATGGACTGGCATGCTTCAAGTAGACTTGTTTCACACTCACCCCATTCTTCTGACCTTCTGTCATATGCTCACACAAGACGCCAAGTCAAGAAAACACCACACAGGTCCAG ATGTGCTCCAGGACTGCAGGAACAAACAAAGGAGGACAAAGTGGCACTTGGCTTATACACTGCTTAAGAATCCCATACTGATCCTGTACAGGAAACAGAGTGCCTACCATTCAAGGTCTTACCCACTAAATAAGGATATTTTGCACAAGTTACTGATCAATGCTTTACAGTCTCCAAATACAAAATGTATCCTCGTGGAAAAAGACATGGAAACCCTGGAAACCTCAACAGACACTGCTCAGCTTTAA